One window from the genome of Pelodictyon luteolum DSM 273 encodes:
- a CDS encoding FAD-dependent oxidoreductase translates to MDRRDFIRKIFSRTGIGLGVASAASAGLVGSFQPRKELYEDGRGSAGGAEGPAVPRNCVVIGGGLAGISAAMELASKGMQVTLVESSTSLGGKLTGWEIDALGSRFPVEHGFHGFFDQYYNLNAMFEQAGISKEVFDASPGYPVMFKERPREIYGQTPKVFPFNILSVVSQSRSLDIASFLRQYRGLPPVVDMFRYDYSRTFAELDGIDFMEYCRRGEILPSFIDTVLHPFADATMNRMEVLSAAEAIRYFHFYFMGSPEGLAFRITNRDCMTAIINPLESKLRELGVRVLAGHRVLRLEHDGARISGVRIGGPASGGLVLHVDGASIPDEGWVSMLSREGVPVLVAREGSGYRALDGRCTHMGCPVSPDPSGDGFYCPCHAGRFNASGEPIGGPPPTPLPPLSVTLEGGTLVLRSGETGGDEVLQCEYCVLAADVRGTKDIVKRSGLSSPAFEKSVASLGEADPYAVYRLWLDRPLEGEGYPFYTVSGYTYTDSVSIYSAFQEPFISWAGERGGSVVELHAYAIAPEDMRSDDEIRQAMLRELHSLFPETLKASVLHEVFMVQSNFTRWAPGEHAGRPGPETPFPNLFLAGDWVRVDAPVFLMEAAAFTGRMAANAVFRNEGVRSVPLPIVPMGGIFS, encoded by the coding sequence ATGGACCGACGGGATTTTATCAGGAAGATTTTTTCACGCACGGGCATTGGTCTTGGTGTTGCAAGCGCAGCATCCGCAGGCCTCGTGGGCTCGTTCCAACCCCGGAAAGAGCTGTATGAAGACGGGCGGGGTTCTGCTGGAGGGGCTGAGGGGCCGGCAGTTCCGAGGAACTGTGTGGTGATCGGCGGGGGTCTTGCAGGCATCTCGGCCGCCATGGAGCTTGCCTCAAAAGGGATGCAGGTGACACTCGTCGAGTCCTCCACCTCACTCGGCGGCAAGCTCACCGGATGGGAGATTGATGCGCTCGGGAGCCGATTTCCTGTCGAGCATGGATTTCATGGTTTTTTTGACCAGTACTACAACCTCAATGCGATGTTCGAGCAGGCGGGCATCTCCAAAGAGGTATTCGACGCTTCTCCCGGCTACCCGGTGATGTTCAAAGAAAGGCCGCGCGAAATATACGGACAGACTCCGAAAGTGTTCCCTTTCAACATTCTTTCGGTCGTCAGCCAGTCCCGCTCGCTTGATATTGCATCATTCCTGCGCCAGTACCGCGGACTTCCTCCGGTGGTTGACATGTTCCGCTACGACTACAGCCGAACATTCGCCGAACTGGACGGCATTGATTTCATGGAGTACTGCCGCCGTGGGGAGATATTGCCGTCGTTCATCGACACGGTGCTGCATCCGTTCGCTGATGCCACGATGAACAGGATGGAGGTGCTTTCGGCTGCCGAAGCGATCCGCTATTTTCATTTTTATTTCATGGGCAGTCCCGAAGGGCTTGCATTCCGGATCACCAACCGCGACTGCATGACGGCCATCATCAACCCGCTCGAGTCCAAACTCAGGGAACTCGGGGTAAGGGTGCTGGCCGGGCACCGGGTGCTTCGGCTCGAGCATGACGGCGCCCGCATTTCAGGAGTCCGTATCGGTGGCCCGGCAAGCGGCGGGCTGGTTCTTCACGTCGACGGGGCTTCGATTCCCGATGAGGGGTGGGTGTCGATGCTCAGCCGTGAAGGCGTGCCCGTTCTGGTCGCCAGGGAAGGGTCGGGGTACCGCGCTCTTGATGGCCGCTGCACCCATATGGGTTGCCCGGTATCACCCGATCCTTCGGGAGATGGATTCTACTGCCCCTGCCACGCAGGCCGTTTCAACGCTTCGGGTGAGCCCATCGGCGGCCCACCGCCAACACCGCTTCCTCCGCTTTCGGTGACCTTGGAGGGCGGGACCCTGGTGCTCCGTTCAGGCGAAACGGGCGGTGACGAAGTGCTGCAATGCGAGTATTGCGTTCTTGCCGCAGATGTTCGTGGAACGAAGGATATCGTCAAGCGCTCCGGGCTGTCAAGCCCGGCATTCGAAAAGTCCGTTGCTTCACTGGGCGAGGCTGATCCTTATGCAGTCTACCGGCTTTGGCTCGATCGGCCGCTGGAAGGCGAGGGGTACCCGTTCTATACGGTCTCAGGGTACACCTACACCGATTCAGTGTCGATCTATTCGGCGTTTCAGGAGCCATTCATCAGCTGGGCAGGAGAGCGGGGGGGAAGTGTCGTTGAACTGCATGCCTATGCCATTGCGCCTGAAGACATGCGCTCTGATGATGAAATCCGCCAGGCCATGCTCAGGGAACTCCACAGCCTTTTCCCGGAAACCCTCAAGGCCTCGGTACTGCATGAAGTGTTCATGGTGCAGTCCAATTTCACACGCTGGGCGCCGGGTGAACACGCCGGACGCCCGGGACCGGAAACCCCGTTCCCGAACCTCTTCCTTGCCGGAGACTGGGTACGGGTCGATGCACCGGTCTTTCTCATGGAGGCGGCAGCGTTTACCGGCCGTATGGCTGCAAACGCTGTGTTCAGAAACGAAGGGGTCCGTTCTGTTCCGCTGCCAATCGTACCGATGGGCGGGATCTTTTCCTGA